A single region of the Gracilibacillus caseinilyticus genome encodes:
- the scpB gene encoding SMC-Scp complex subunit ScpB, producing the protein MDINDIKAILEGLIFAAGDEGIHKKELRKVLDLDKDMADHLINELKFEYEHAKRGIMLMESQDVLFLTTKPEHSEYYSKLKEAKVHAKLSQAALETLAIIAYLQPITRTEIEQIRGVKSERPVQTLTSRALIEEVGRKEGVGRPILFGTTIEFLTYFGLSSIDDLPPLPEDINELDIEQEADLFFDRLQNMSD; encoded by the coding sequence TTGGACATTAATGATATTAAGGCGATATTGGAAGGATTAATTTTCGCTGCTGGAGATGAAGGAATTCATAAAAAAGAACTAAGGAAGGTTTTGGATCTAGATAAGGATATGGCAGATCACCTGATCAATGAATTAAAGTTCGAATATGAGCATGCCAAACGGGGAATCATGCTGATGGAGTCACAAGATGTGCTTTTTTTAACAACAAAGCCAGAACATAGCGAATACTATTCTAAGCTGAAAGAGGCTAAGGTACATGCCAAATTGTCACAAGCTGCCCTGGAAACATTAGCAATTATAGCTTACTTACAACCTATTACACGAACGGAGATAGAGCAAATACGTGGGGTGAAGAGTGAAAGACCTGTACAAACCTTGACCTCGCGTGCGTTAATAGAAGAGGTGGGAAGGAAGGAAGGGGTTGGACGTCCGATCTTATTCGGTACCACTATTGAGTTTCTAACGTATTTCGGTTTGAGCTCAATCGATGATTTGCCACCACTGCCAGAAGATATTAATGAATTGGATATCGAACAAGAAGCAGATTTGTTTTTCGATCGTTTACAGAATATGAGTGATTAA
- the resA gene encoding thiol-disulfide oxidoreductase ResA yields MSKIEQAKQNKKSKKRNRFIFRTSILIVLFGALLFAVVSNLTAEEDAVVEVGDQAPDFQLEQIATDDSSTIQLSDLRGKGVMLNFWGTWCKPCEKEMPYMEQLYPEYKEKGVEILAVNLDSTKLPVQNFVDQYNLTFPILYDEHTEVLDTYGIKPIPTTYFIDENGIVVERVLGGLTVEKLQGYLDQIVPEGS; encoded by the coding sequence ATGAGTAAGATTGAACAGGCAAAACAAAACAAGAAATCAAAAAAACGAAATCGTTTTATTTTTCGGACGTCCATCCTGATTGTGTTGTTTGGTGCGCTTCTTTTCGCAGTTGTTTCCAATTTAACAGCAGAAGAAGACGCTGTTGTAGAAGTGGGTGATCAGGCACCAGATTTTCAATTAGAGCAGATAGCAACAGATGATTCATCAACGATTCAGTTGTCTGATCTAAGGGGAAAAGGTGTCATGCTGAATTTCTGGGGAACCTGGTGTAAACCATGTGAAAAAGAAATGCCTTACATGGAGCAATTGTACCCGGAATACAAGGAAAAAGGCGTCGAAATACTTGCGGTGAATTTAGATTCAACGAAGTTACCGGTACAGAATTTCGTCGATCAGTATAACCTTACTTTTCCTATATTATATGATGAACATACCGAAGTATTAGATACTTATGGAATCAAGCCTATACCGACAACCTATTTCATTGACGAAAATGGTATCGTTGTCGAACGCGTATTAGGTGGACTGACAGTAGAAAAATTACAAGGGTATCTAGATCAGATAGTTCCAGAAGGATCGTGA
- a CDS encoding pseudouridine synthase, with the protein MERLQKVIAQSGITSRRKAEKLIEQGLVEVNGTVVTELGTKVSSEDEVKVQGVPIEKEKKLYFLLYKPRGVITSVSDDKHRKTVADFFEQYQERLFPVGRLDYDTSGILIMTNDGEFTNLLLHPSHQINKEYIVKTQGIPDKEKLQLFKKGIKSDGDVLKAKYVKVMSVDTKKKTAIVKIVLHQGKNRQIRRMFEWLGTPVQKLKREKFGFLTLDGLTAGEHRELTPQEIAELKKLAK; encoded by the coding sequence ATGGAACGTCTGCAGAAAGTGATCGCTCAAAGTGGTATAACATCACGCAGGAAAGCGGAGAAACTAATTGAACAAGGCTTAGTAGAAGTGAATGGCACAGTTGTAACAGAATTAGGTACAAAGGTATCTTCTGAAGATGAAGTGAAAGTACAAGGTGTACCGATTGAAAAAGAAAAAAAGTTATATTTTCTTTTGTACAAGCCACGTGGTGTCATAACGAGTGTGTCGGATGATAAACATCGCAAGACCGTAGCGGACTTTTTTGAACAATATCAAGAGCGTCTGTTCCCAGTAGGGAGACTTGACTATGATACGTCAGGAATCCTGATCATGACGAATGATGGTGAATTTACGAACTTATTGTTGCATCCAAGTCACCAAATTAATAAAGAATATATTGTAAAGACGCAAGGAATTCCGGATAAAGAAAAATTACAATTATTTAAAAAAGGCATTAAATCAGATGGTGACGTGCTGAAGGCGAAATATGTCAAAGTAATGTCCGTCGACACCAAAAAGAAAACAGCAATAGTGAAGATCGTGTTGCACCAAGGGAAAAATCGTCAAATCAGAAGAATGTTTGAATGGTTAGGAACACCAGTTCAAAAGCTCAAACGCGAAAAATTTGGCTTTTTGACGTTAGATGGTTTAACAGCAGGTGAACACCGCGAATTAACACCTCAAGAAATTGCCGAGTTAAAAAAATTAGCTAAATAA
- a CDS encoding D-alanyl-D-alanine carboxypeptidase family protein: MRKIGYCIIVLISIFQFIPAHVMATTDIQVSAQSAILMDQETGRVLFEKNADVPSLIASITKIMTAIIAIESGKMDEKVNVTDNAIKTEGSSIYLKKEDEISLEDLVYGLMLRSGNDAAVAISEYVGGSEEGFAYLMNEKAKWIGMTNSHFDNPHGLDSDTHYSTAYDMALLTKYAMDNEEYQKISGTTSYKSSSRDYPWKNKNKLLTQMYKYSSGGKTGYTKAAGRTLVSTAEKNGQTLIMVTLDAPNDWQDHMRLFEWGFETYPLQNIQDESTFELQLDQDQRITASIDETIDYPLTKAEAKAVDYKNYLSDTVGAFDRIGKRVFYLNDEPITTTSIYLGEPPSKKNSNLWTSIWQQFQHFLGDQRD, encoded by the coding sequence ATGCGAAAAATAGGATATTGCATTATTGTCCTCATCAGTATTTTTCAGTTTATACCTGCTCATGTTATGGCGACAACTGATATACAGGTATCTGCGCAAAGTGCGATATTAATGGACCAGGAAACAGGCAGAGTATTATTTGAAAAGAATGCGGATGTACCGAGTCTGATTGCAAGTATTACAAAAATTATGACAGCCATTATAGCAATAGAATCAGGAAAAATGGACGAAAAGGTTAACGTAACTGATAATGCTATTAAAACAGAAGGTTCATCGATTTATTTAAAAAAAGAGGATGAAATTAGCTTAGAAGACCTTGTATATGGACTAATGTTACGTTCAGGAAATGATGCAGCTGTCGCGATCAGTGAGTATGTGGGAGGAAGTGAGGAAGGCTTTGCTTATTTAATGAATGAAAAAGCAAAGTGGATTGGCATGACTAACTCTCATTTTGATAATCCGCATGGCCTTGATTCCGACACACATTACTCCACTGCGTATGACATGGCATTATTAACGAAGTACGCGATGGATAATGAAGAGTATCAAAAGATATCCGGTACCACCTCCTACAAATCATCTTCCCGTGACTACCCTTGGAAGAACAAAAACAAGTTGCTTACGCAGATGTATAAATACAGTAGTGGAGGAAAGACGGGTTATACGAAAGCTGCAGGGAGAACCTTGGTCTCAACAGCTGAAAAAAATGGACAAACATTAATTATGGTTACATTAGATGCACCAAATGATTGGCAGGATCATATGCGATTATTTGAATGGGGGTTTGAAACCTATCCGCTTCAAAATATTCAAGATGAATCTACATTTGAACTTCAACTGGATCAGGATCAACGAATTACAGCGAGTATAGATGAAACGATTGATTATCCATTAACGAAAGCAGAAGCGAAAGCAGTAGACTATAAAAATTATTTGAGCGATACAGTCGGGGCTTTCGACCGGATCGGTAAAAGAGTATTCTATTTGAACGATGAGCCAATTACAACAACAAGTATATACCTGGGAGAGCCCCCTAGTAAGAAAAACTCTAATCTATGGACAAGTATTTGGCAGCAATTTCAACATTTTTTAGGTGATCAACGTGATTAA
- a CDS encoding nucleoside recognition domain-containing protein yields the protein MINVIWALMAVIGIVYAMFNGTMEEVNQALFDGSSEAVTLVISLSSVLIFWLGMMRVAERAGILEAFAKLARPIVRRLFPEIPAGHPAMGYILANFSANLFGLGNAATPMGIKAMEEMKKISQSDRASNAMITFLVINTSSITLIPTTVIAIRLQYGSQAPTEIVASTILATTITTVSAIFIDRLLRRSRSH from the coding sequence GTGATTAATGTTATATGGGCATTAATGGCTGTTATTGGCATTGTATATGCAATGTTTAACGGAACGATGGAAGAAGTGAATCAAGCGCTGTTTGATGGGTCCAGTGAAGCTGTAACACTTGTAATCAGTTTATCCAGTGTCTTGATTTTCTGGCTGGGAATGATGAGAGTGGCAGAACGTGCAGGTATACTGGAAGCCTTCGCAAAATTAGCACGTCCTATAGTGAGACGGTTGTTTCCCGAAATTCCTGCAGGTCATCCAGCAATGGGTTATATCTTAGCTAATTTCTCGGCAAATTTATTTGGTTTAGGGAACGCGGCGACACCAATGGGGATAAAAGCGATGGAAGAAATGAAAAAAATAAGTCAATCGGACAGGGCAAGTAATGCAATGATTACATTTCTGGTCATTAATACATCAAGTATAACGTTGATTCCAACGACCGTTATTGCTATTCGGTTACAATATGGTTCCCAGGCTCCAACAGAAATTGTCGCCAGTACCATATTAGCAACAACGATTACAACTGTTTCAGCCATCTTCATCGATCGATTATTGCGCCGTTCACGAAGCCATTAA
- a CDS encoding spore maturation protein: MVEAMTVISIWIVPVTVMFILLVAIIRKVPAYEVFVEGGKEGLKMSVSLLPFLLGMLVAIAILRSSGALDAFIQLLEPILVKVGIPAEIAPLAILRPISGTAALSVTSEIIQVYGPDSFLGRLASTMQGSTDTTFYILTVYFGAVGIKKMGNALKIGLIADFIGIIVSVIIVTWLFM; encoded by the coding sequence GTGGTCGAAGCAATGACAGTCATCAGTATATGGATTGTACCGGTGACAGTTATGTTTATCTTATTAGTAGCAATCATCAGAAAAGTACCAGCATATGAAGTGTTTGTGGAAGGTGGGAAAGAAGGGTTAAAAATGTCCGTTTCTCTTCTTCCTTTTTTGTTAGGAATGCTCGTAGCAATTGCGATTTTAAGAAGTTCTGGTGCGCTAGATGCCTTTATCCAGTTGTTAGAACCTATTCTTGTAAAAGTTGGCATACCGGCAGAAATAGCACCACTTGCTATCCTGCGTCCGATATCTGGTACTGCAGCATTAAGCGTAACATCGGAGATTATACAAGTGTATGGACCGGATTCTTTTTTGGGAAGATTGGCATCGACTATGCAAGGCAGCACAGATACAACTTTCTATATTCTCACTGTCTATTTTGGGGCTGTAGGTATTAAAAAAATGGGAAATGCTTTAAAAATTGGACTGATTGCGGATTTTATTGGTATAATAGTATCTGTGATAATAGTGACATGGTTATTCATGTAG
- a CDS encoding segregation/condensation protein A yields MPNHYQVKLESFEGPLDLLLHLINKYEIDIYDIPVAEITSQYMVYIHTMQQLELDIASEYLVMAATLLEIKSKLLLPNPSIEIEEEYEEDPREELMRRLIEYRKYKEAAEHLKDREVEQSQVHTRPPMQFEEEDRQLPEGAANIYDMIEAIGKVLERKKWNRPLETSVQRQEIPIEQRMEEIMETIDQVNKPISFFELFPSKTRTYIVATFIAILELMKQKRIHCKQEKNLDELIISRYESH; encoded by the coding sequence ATGCCGAACCATTACCAAGTGAAGTTAGAAAGCTTTGAAGGCCCTTTAGATTTACTCTTACACTTAATTAATAAATATGAAATCGATATATATGATATTCCAGTGGCTGAAATCACTTCTCAATATATGGTGTATATACATACTATGCAGCAGTTAGAATTGGATATTGCTAGTGAGTATCTGGTGATGGCTGCTACCTTGCTAGAGATCAAGAGTAAATTACTTCTCCCTAACCCCTCGATAGAAATTGAGGAAGAATATGAAGAAGATCCTCGTGAAGAATTAATGCGACGTTTAATAGAATATCGAAAATATAAAGAAGCTGCAGAGCATCTGAAGGATCGAGAAGTAGAACAGAGTCAGGTTCATACAAGACCTCCAATGCAATTTGAAGAAGAAGACCGTCAATTACCGGAAGGCGCTGCGAATATCTATGATATGATTGAAGCAATAGGTAAAGTGTTGGAGCGAAAGAAATGGAACCGGCCATTGGAGACATCCGTTCAGCGTCAGGAAATACCTATTGAACAGCGGATGGAAGAAATCATGGAGACAATCGATCAGGTAAATAAGCCGATTTCGTTTTTTGAATTGTTTCCCAGTAAAACAAGAACATACATCGTCGCAACCTTTATTGCGATTTTAGAGTTAATGAAACAAAAACGAATTCATTGTAAACAAGAGAAAAACCTGGACGAGTTGATCATTTCTCGTTACGAGTCGCACTGA